One window of the bacterium genome contains the following:
- a CDS encoding trehalose-6-phosphate synthase, which produces MIDRASSGRMVIVSNRLPVVAVQEDGVWRLEPGSGGLVTAMAPVLRDRRGVWIGWTGSSVPDDEDLRRLLRQSTRETGYDMEPVFLDERERLLYYQGFSNETLWPLFHDLQTRCRFQTEAWQVYEQVNAHFADVTRRQLRDDDFIWVHDYHLLQVAAHLRRAGVKQRTAFFLHIPFPALDIYLKLPRRHQILSDLLAYDLVGFQVPRDQRNFVQCVRALFRDEVTIERQDGRTTITYRGRVTQIGSFPISIDYDRFARDAASETVAERARYLRDQFPDRQIILGVDRLDYTKGLCEKLQGFREALRRWPALCGRVTLVQVVVPSRSDIQEYSDLKEELNRLTGEINGEFTRPGWVPIHYLYRSLDRQELLAWYRAADIMLVTPLKDGMNLVAKEYIVANHGRKGALILSEFAGAVSQLHRWVFAVNPHDAEEVASAIHAAWELSVDERRRRMTHLQRGVQRHDVFWWVNTFLHAAMRRKLDDFPVLEEYVPALPPEGLRDEARI; this is translated from the coding sequence ATGATCGACCGTGCGTCATCCGGCAGAATGGTGATCGTTTCGAACCGGCTGCCCGTCGTGGCGGTCCAGGAGGATGGTGTCTGGCGGCTGGAGCCCGGAAGCGGCGGCCTGGTGACGGCAATGGCACCCGTGCTGCGTGATCGCCGCGGCGTGTGGATCGGCTGGACTGGCTCGTCCGTTCCGGATGATGAAGATCTGCGACGACTTCTCCGGCAATCGACGCGTGAAACGGGATACGATATGGAGCCGGTCTTCCTGGATGAGCGGGAGCGACTCCTCTACTACCAGGGTTTCTCCAACGAAACATTGTGGCCCCTGTTCCATGACCTGCAGACGCGCTGTCGCTTCCAGACCGAGGCCTGGCAGGTCTATGAACAGGTGAACGCCCACTTCGCGGATGTCACACGCCGGCAATTGCGGGATGATGACTTCATCTGGGTCCACGACTATCACCTGCTGCAGGTCGCTGCGCACCTGCGCCGTGCCGGCGTGAAGCAGCGAACGGCGTTCTTCCTGCACATCCCGTTCCCGGCGCTGGACATCTACCTCAAGCTTCCCCGGCGCCACCAGATCCTCTCGGACCTCCTCGCCTATGACCTCGTCGGCTTCCAGGTGCCGAGGGATCAGCGCAACTTCGTCCAGTGCGTCCGCGCGCTGTTCCGGGACGAGGTCACGATCGAGCGCCAGGACGGCCGTACGACCATCACCTACCGGGGCCGGGTAACCCAGATTGGTTCGTTCCCGATCAGCATCGACTACGATCGCTTTGCCAGGGATGCGGCCAGCGAGACTGTGGCCGAGCGGGCCCGGTACCTGCGGGACCAGTTCCCGGACAGGCAGATCATTCTCGGTGTCGACCGGCTGGATTACACCAAGGGGCTGTGCGAGAAACTGCAGGGATTCCGCGAAGCGCTGCGGCGCTGGCCCGCGCTTTGTGGCCGCGTCACGCTGGTGCAGGTGGTGGTGCCCAGCCGCAGCGACATCCAGGAGTACAGCGACCTCAAGGAGGAGTTGAACCGCCTGACCGGCGAGATCAACGGTGAGTTCACGCGACCGGGCTGGGTTCCGATCCACTACCTGTATCGCAGCCTGGACCGGCAGGAGCTGCTGGCGTGGTACCGCGCAGCCGACATCATGCTCGTGACCCCGCTCAAGGACGGGATGAACCTGGTGGCCAAGGAGTACATCGTGGCCAACCACGGGCGAAAGGGTGCGTTGATCCTCAGCGAGTTCGCCGGTGCCGTGAGCCAGTTGCATCGCTGGGTGTTTGCGGTCAATCCCCACGACGCCGAGGAAGTGGCGTCGGCGATCCATGCCGCCTGGGAGTTGTCCGTCGATGAAAGGCGGCGGCGGATGACGCACCTGCAGCGAGGAGTACAACGGCACGATGTCTTCTGGTGGGTCAATACGTTTCTGCACGCCGCCATGCGACGAAAACTCGACGATTTCCCGGTCCTCGAGGAGTACGTGCCTGCGTTGCCGCCCGAAGGTCTGCGCGACGAAGCCCGGATCTAG
- a CDS encoding glycosyltransferase produces the protein MSLLLERYAEVAGRGVIDQIEALARPLRGLEVVHVNSTRSGGGVAEILAWMVPLLNELGLTARWEVVNGDGDYFECTKSFHNGLQGYPVALTSSLLRAYEQTNEANAERLRDGLRKADLVVVHDPQPAPLLGLIPDRRGIWIWRCHIDASRPNRAVWKYLRRHVAGYDASIFSLPDFTQRLPHRQFLIPPSIDPLSEKNIELGAEELESVRSRFNLDPDRPLVTQISRFDRFKDPVGVVQAYRRAKRGVPGLQLVLAGGEATDDPEGAKVYREVQEAAGDDPDVRLLLLPSDAHRAINALQRISDVVIQKSTREGFGLTVAEALWKRRPVIGGNTGGIRLQVVDYQTGFLVDTAEGASERIRYLLSRPRLREEMGARAHAYVRESFLLTRHLVEYLALFNVMIRGESDRIEVA, from the coding sequence ATGAGCCTGCTACTCGAACGCTATGCCGAAGTCGCGGGCCGCGGCGTCATCGACCAGATCGAGGCGCTGGCGCGCCCGCTGCGCGGGCTCGAGGTCGTCCATGTCAATTCGACACGCAGCGGGGGCGGTGTCGCTGAGATCCTCGCCTGGATGGTACCGCTGCTCAACGAGCTGGGACTGACTGCCCGCTGGGAGGTCGTCAACGGCGACGGCGACTATTTCGAATGCACAAAGTCCTTCCACAACGGCCTCCAGGGGTACCCGGTGGCGTTGACCAGCTCGCTGTTGCGGGCCTACGAACAGACCAACGAAGCCAATGCCGAACGCCTGCGCGACGGGCTACGGAAGGCGGATCTGGTCGTCGTGCACGACCCGCAACCGGCGCCGCTTCTCGGGCTGATCCCCGATCGGAGGGGTATCTGGATCTGGCGCTGCCACATCGACGCCAGCCGGCCCAACCGGGCGGTCTGGAAGTACCTGCGCCGCCATGTCGCGGGCTACGATGCCAGCATCTTCTCGCTGCCTGATTTCACGCAGCGATTGCCTCATCGACAGTTCCTCATCCCGCCCAGCATTGATCCGCTCAGCGAGAAGAACATTGAGCTCGGCGCCGAGGAACTCGAGAGCGTGCGCAGTCGCTTCAACCTGGATCCGGATCGCCCGCTGGTGACGCAGATCAGCCGGTTCGACAGGTTCAAGGATCCGGTGGGTGTGGTTCAGGCGTATCGCCGGGCCAAGCGCGGCGTGCCGGGATTGCAGCTGGTCCTGGCCGGCGGCGAGGCGACCGACGATCCGGAAGGTGCCAAGGTGTACCGGGAGGTCCAGGAAGCGGCCGGTGACGATCCGGATGTCCGCCTGCTGCTGCTGCCGTCGGATGCGCACCGGGCCATCAATGCCCTGCAGCGCATCAGCGACGTCGTCATCCAGAAATCCACCCGGGAAGGTTTCGGTCTGACGGTTGCAGAGGCATTGTGGAAGCGCCGGCCCGTGATCGGGGGGAATACCGGCGGCATCCGCCTGCAGGTGGTCGACTACCAGACGGGCTTCCTGGTCGACACCGCGGAGGGCGCGTCGGAGCGCATCCGCTATCTCCTGTCCCGTCCCCGGCTGCGCGAGGAGATGGGTGCCCGGGCGCACGCCTACGTTCGCGAAAGCTTCCTGCTCACGCGCCATCTCGTCGAGTACCTGGCGCTCTTCAACGTGATGATCCGTGGCGAGTCCGACCGCATCGAGGTGGCGTGA
- the otsB gene encoding trehalose-phosphatase has protein sequence MSAVVERFLREVGNSQRAVLGLDYDGTLAPFRRRPQDAFPYARMRTQLQQIMAGGRTRVVLVSGRPAADVRDMMALWPSPEIWGAHGWERLRSGVKLKRMPVDGSVAEMLARVRTALEACELLAHAEWKPASVAVHWRDASNAVDIEARARAALSPLVADPEFELMPIVEGLEWRCRRWHKGTALSAVISEEMQGTPVAYVGDDQTDEDAFHVLAGRPCALGLRVASGPVATAAAAIVAPASGVIRFLEQWRGAWPGAIASDVAGGRKS, from the coding sequence ATGTCGGCAGTGGTGGAACGCTTCCTGCGCGAAGTCGGGAACTCGCAGCGCGCTGTGCTTGGTCTCGACTACGACGGCACCCTGGCGCCGTTCCGCAGGCGACCGCAGGATGCGTTCCCGTATGCCCGCATGCGCACGCAATTGCAGCAGATCATGGCGGGTGGCCGCACGCGCGTCGTCCTGGTTTCCGGTCGGCCGGCCGCCGACGTGCGGGACATGATGGCATTGTGGCCAAGCCCCGAGATCTGGGGCGCCCACGGCTGGGAGCGACTGCGGTCGGGGGTAAAGCTGAAGCGCATGCCTGTCGACGGCTCGGTTGCCGAGATGTTGGCGCGGGTGCGAACCGCGCTGGAAGCGTGCGAGCTGCTGGCACACGCTGAATGGAAGCCGGCCAGCGTCGCCGTGCACTGGCGCGATGCCAGCAACGCCGTTGACATCGAAGCCAGAGCTCGCGCTGCGCTGTCGCCCCTTGTCGCGGACCCGGAGTTCGAGCTCATGCCGATCGTCGAAGGCCTTGAGTGGCGTTGCCGTCGCTGGCACAAGGGCACGGCCCTGTCGGCGGTCATTTCCGAGGAAATGCAGGGAACTCCCGTGGCCTACGTCGGAGACGACCAGACCGACGAGGATGCCTTTCACGTCCTGGCCGGGCGCCCGTGCGCTCTCGGCCTGCGGGTGGCTTCAGGCCCGGTTGCCACGGCGGCCGCGGCGATCGTCGCGCCGGCAAGTGGTGTCATCCGCTTTCTCGAGCAATGGCGGGGCGCCTGGCCAGGTGCCATCGCGTCGGATGTCGCCGGCGGGAGGAAATCATGA
- a CDS encoding mechanosensitive ion channel family protein: protein MSAWDMDLFGNTLRAWLMGLAIAVVLTVASRLVVYVVIRRLQGFAKRTATNVDDLLIGVLAKTKLLLLSILALYAGTSVLELPPRLGGWLGALAVGALLVQVGIWADRLINLLAINYQERSQDDDGGRVTTMRVAVFMTRIVLYSIILLMALDNIPGLDITTLVAGMGVGGIAVALALQSILGDLFASLSIALDKPFVVGDFIVLDTYAGTVERVGLKTTRIRSLSGEQLVLANNDLLASRIRNFKRMTERRALFGFGVAYETPAEALESIPVMVREIIEAEEFTRFDRAHFKGYGASSLDFEVVYFVLQPDYQVFMDVQQAINLAIFRAFEERGIEFAYPTQTLYLRRAATS from the coding sequence ATGTCTGCCTGGGATATGGACCTTTTCGGCAATACGTTGCGGGCATGGCTGATGGGGCTTGCGATTGCGGTGGTGTTGACCGTCGCCTCCAGGCTGGTGGTCTACGTGGTCATCCGCCGCCTGCAGGGCTTCGCGAAACGTACGGCCACAAACGTGGATGACCTGCTCATCGGCGTGCTCGCAAAGACAAAGCTGCTCCTGCTGTCCATACTGGCCTTGTATGCCGGCACATCTGTACTCGAACTGCCGCCCCGGCTCGGGGGATGGCTGGGTGCATTGGCCGTGGGTGCGCTGCTCGTCCAGGTGGGCATCTGGGCCGACCGCCTGATCAATCTCCTGGCGATCAACTACCAGGAACGAAGCCAGGATGACGATGGCGGCAGGGTCACCACGATGAGGGTGGCCGTATTCATGACCAGGATCGTGCTCTACAGCATCATCCTGCTGATGGCCCTGGACAACATTCCCGGACTGGACATCACGACGCTCGTGGCCGGCATGGGCGTCGGCGGCATTGCGGTGGCGCTGGCGCTCCAGAGCATTCTCGGCGACCTGTTCGCATCGCTCTCGATCGCCCTGGACAAGCCGTTCGTGGTCGGCGACTTCATTGTGCTGGACACCTACGCCGGCACCGTGGAACGCGTGGGCCTCAAGACCACGCGTATCCGGAGCCTCTCCGGGGAACAGCTCGTCCTGGCCAACAACGATCTCCTGGCCAGCCGGATCCGCAACTTCAAGCGGATGACCGAGCGGCGGGCGCTCTTCGGGTTCGGGGTGGCCTATGAGACCCCGGCCGAGGCGCTGGAGTCCATCCCGGTCATGGTGCGGGAGATCATTGAAGCCGAGGAGTTCACGCGGTTCGATCGTGCGCATTTCAAGGGCTATGGCGCCTCGTCGCTCGACTTCGAGGTCGTGTACTTCGTGCTGCAGCCGGACTACCAGGTATTCATGGATGTGCAGCAGGCGATCAACCTGGCCATCTTCAGGGCATTCGAAGAGCGGGGCATCGAGTTCGCGTATCCGACCCAGACGCTCTATCTGCGGCGGGCAGCAACGTCCTGA